In Nymphaea colorata isolate Beijing-Zhang1983 chromosome 3, ASM883128v2, whole genome shotgun sequence, a genomic segment contains:
- the LOC116251520 gene encoding WRKY transcription factor WRKY51-like translates to MCREIGEAFEEGNNMMMAVDAIGFKKFGEESAIQEVASAGIKSMEHLVFLLSQQRSPQTTPDFDLNCSQIADHTVTKFKKVISLLNRTGHARFRRGPVPPIADEPRPSEPLCGSSNPIQPQPSVLPLQPTRPALSEPCLPPPPLPLPHHQHPVHAPLVHYNSMVFKGSQKDSPAGSSISPPMSSTSSFVSSVTGDGSVTGGRTFSAPVPNVSAPATGAGRPPLSSAAGVLAKKKCQGTHAFPGDNAGKCGAHGRCHCSKKRKSKVKRVIRVPAISSKIADIPADEYSWRKYGQKPIKGSPYPRGYYKCSSLRGCPARKHVERAPDDPSMLIVTYEGEHRHSQTTNTTTNSNNNTALLFESS, encoded by the exons ATGTGTAGAGAGATCGGTGAGGCTTTCGAAGAAGGAAACAATATGATGATGGCCGTGGACGCGATAGGGTTCAAGAAGTTCGGCGAGGAGTCGGCGATCCAGGAGGTGGCGTCGGCGGGAATCAAGAGCATGGAGCACCTCGTCTTCCTTCTCTCCCAGCAGAGATCCCCGCAGACAACTCCGGATTTCGACCTCAATTGCAGCCAGATCGCCGATCACACCGTCACCAAATTCAAGAAGGTCATCTCCCTTCTTAACCGGACCGGTCACGCCAGGTTCCGGCGAGGCCCGGTCCCGCCGATCGCCGACGAGCCCCGGCCATCCGAGCCGCTGTGCGGCTCCTCCAATCCGATTCAGCCACAGCCTTCAGTCCTCCCACTGCAGCCCACTCGGCCGGCGCTGTCTGAACcttgtcttcctcctcctccccttccccTTCCGCATCATCAACATCCGGTTCATGCGCCTCTTGTTCATTACAATTCGATGGTCTTCAAGGGCTCCCAGAAGGATAGTCCCGCGGGCTCCAGCATCTCCCCACCTATGTCCTCCACGAGCTCGTTCGTCTCCTCGGTGACCGGTGACGGGAGCGTCACCGGTGGCCGGACATTCTCTGCCCCTGTCCCCAATGTGTCCGCTCCTGCAACCGGCGCCGGCAGACCGCCGCTCTCTTCTGCAGCTGGAGTTCTGGCGAAGAAAAAGTGCCAGGGCACCCACGCCTTTCCTGGAGATAATGCCGGCAAATGTGGTGCTCATGGCAGGTGTCACTGCTCTAAAAAGAG GAAATCGAAAGTGAAGAGGGTGATAAGAGTCCCTGCCATCAGTTCAAAGATTGCCGACATCCCTGCGGACGAGTATTCCTGGAGAAAATATGGGCAGAAACCAATAAAGGGTTCTCCCTACCCAAG AGGATACTACAAATGCAGCAGTCTCAGAGGGTGCCCTGCGAGAAAGCATGTAGAGCGAGCACCTGACGATCCCTCGATGCTTATCGTGACATATGAGGGCGAGCATCGCCATTCTCAGACCAccaacaccaccaccaacagCAATAACAACACGGCTCTCTTGTTCGAGTCTTCCTAA
- the LOC116250278 gene encoding exocyst complex component EXO70I — protein sequence MSDIDSLLTARRSLRLCIDKSKALSSALGRAGPRLEEINQRLPALEAAVRPIRAQRDALLAVGGHIDRAVGPAAAVLKVFDAVHGLERSLLSDPRSDLAGYLSVVKRLEEALKFLAENCALAIQWLGDIVEYLEDNSVADERYLSNLKKSLDCLRELQDSEGDERARGLDGGLLDVALDKLEGEFRRLLVDHGAPPLQMQQPADENETPCIAPSPLPGVVVQKLQAVLDRLIANGRLDRCIAIYTEVRSANARASLRALNLDYLEISTEEFNGVQSIEGYIVQWGRHLEFAVKHLFELEYRLCGEVLERIGTDAWTECFAHIAEQAGMLDFLRFGKTVTESKKDPIKLVKMLDIFASMNKLRLDFNRLFRSKACNEIQSLTRDLVKRLVEGVCDIFWELIVQVELQRQMPPPADGGVPKLVSFITSYCNQLLGDNYRPLLNQVLDIQRSWQKEKFQEGLLNDAILNVIRALEGNLEIWSKTYEDTALAHLFMMNCHWHFNKHLKGTKLGNLMGESWLQDHEHFKEYFLTLYLKETWGKLPALLSREGLIYFYGGRATARDLVKKRLKAFNEVFDELYRKHMNWVVSEKDLRERVCQSAVQAIVPVYRSYMQNYGPLVEQDASSSKYSKYSPQSLEKMVGSLFQLKPAKQATPKARHSNGKVNPALVTNQFCSAPTAV from the coding sequence ATGAGCGACATCGATTCGCTGTTGACGGCCCGGCGGTCACTCCGTCTCTGCATCGACAAATCGAAGGCGTTATCGAGCGCTCTCGGCCGTGCCGGTCCCCGCCTGGAGGAGATCAACCAGCGGCTACCGGCCCTCGAGGCAGCAGTGCGGCCGATCCGGGCACAGAGGGACGCATTACTGGCCGTTGGCGGGCACATCGACCGGGCGGTAGGTCCGGCTGCTGCGGTGCTCAAGGTGTTCGATGCTGTTCATGGCCTCGAGCGCTCGCTTCTCTCCGACCCGCGTTCTGACCTCGCTGGTTACCTCTCGGTTGTCAAGCGGCTGGAGGAGGCGCTCAAGTTTCTTGCCGAGAACTGCGCCCTTGCGATCCAGTGGCTCGGCGACATCGTCGAGTATCTGGAGGACAATTCCGTTGCTGACGAGCGGTACCTCTCCAACCTGAAGAAGTCATTGGATTGCCTCCGAGAATTGCAGGACTCTGAGGGAGATGAGCGAGCTCGCGGCCTCGACGGGGGGCTGCTTGACGTCGCCCTGGATAAGCTTGAGGGCGAATTCCGGCGCCTGCTTGTCGACCATGGCGCCCCTCCCCTCCAAATGCAGCAGCCCGCCGATGAGAACGAAACGCCCTGCATCGCCCCCTCTCCACTCCCGGGCGTCGTTGTGCAGAAACTGCAGGCCGTGCTGGACAGGTTGATCGCAAATGGGAGACTCGATCGGTGCATCGCAATCTACACAGAGGTGCGGAGCGCCAACGCCCGCGCGAGCCTCCGGGCTCTCAATCTCGATTACCTTGAGATCTCGACAGAGGAGTTTAACGGGGTGCAGAGCATAGAAGGGTACATTGTGCAGTGGGGGAGGCACCTCGAGTTTGCCGTGAAGCACCTCTTCGAGTTGGAGTATAGACTCTGCGGGGAGGTTCTTGAGAGGATTGGCACGGACGCGTGGACGGAGTGCTTCGCCCATATCGCTGAGCAGGCAGGAATGCTTGATTTCCTTCGGTTCGGGAAGACTGTAACGGAGAGCAAGAAGGACCCAATCAAGCTCGTCAAGATGCTCGATATCTTCGCCTCCATGAACAAGCTCAGGTTGGACTTCAATCGGTTGTTTCGATCGAAGGCATGCAATGAGATACAGAGCCTCACCCGGGATCTAGTGAAGCGGTTGGTAGAAGGGGTGTGTGACATATTCTGGGAATTAATAGTGCAGGTCGAGTTGCAGAGGCAGATGCCGCCGCCTGCAGATGGCGGTGTGCCAAAGCTCGTGAGCTTCATTACTAGCTACTGCAACCAGCTGTTGGGTGACAATTATCGCCCACTTCTAAACCAGGTGCTCGACATTCAGCGTAGTTGGCAGAAGGAGAAGTTTCAGGAGGGCCTTCTGAACGACGCCATACTGAATGTGATCAGGGCTCTGGAAGGCAACTTAGAGATATGGTCCAAGACATATGAAGACACTGCCCTCGCTCATCTTTTCATGATGAACTGCCATTGGCATTTCAACAAGCACCTTAAAGGAACCAAACTTGGAAATCTCATGGGCGAGTCGTGGCTACAAGATCACGAACATTTCAAGGAATACTTTCTAACCCTATACTTGAAGGAGACTTGGGGAAAGCTTCCTGCGCTGTTGAGTCGTGAGGGCCTTATCTACTTCTATGGTGGAAGAGCCACTGCCCGTGATTTGGTGAAGAAGAGGCTGAAGGCATTCAATGAGGTATTTGATGAATTGTACAGGAAACACATGAATTGGGTCGTCTCAGAGAAGGACCTTAGGGAGAGGGTGTGCCAATCGGCTGTGCAGGCCATTGTTCCAGTCTATCGGAGTTATATGCAAAACTATGGGCCACTAGTCGAGCAGGACGCAAGTTCTAGCAAGTACTCCAAGTATTCACCACAAAGTTTGGAAAAGATGGTCGGTTCGCTGTTTCAGCTGAAGCCAGCTAAGCAAGCTACCCCTAAAGCTAGGCATTCTAACGGGAAGGTGAATCCTGCGCTTGTGACCAATCAATTTTGCTCTGCACCAACGGCTGTTTGA